The following are encoded together in the Equus quagga isolate Etosha38 chromosome 15, UCLA_HA_Equagga_1.0, whole genome shotgun sequence genome:
- the LOC124226915 gene encoding LOW QUALITY PROTEIN: cationic amino acid transporter 4-like (The sequence of the model RefSeq protein was modified relative to this genomic sequence to represent the inferred CDS: inserted 2 bases in 2 codons), giving the protein MAWGLLSTASLAHFCQKLNRLKTLEEPTTETLPRRRLTTLDLTFQGVGASMGFGLYVLTGIVAKWMAGPAVLVSFSVTTMASLLTALCYAELAVRVPCRGSGYLFTYVFLGELWAFLIGWTVFIQWLIGGALMARVWSSYLDAMLSHSIRSFIEAHVGIWQVPILARYPDFMAAGIILLVLAFVSCGARVSSWLNRTFSAISLVIILFIISLGFVLAHPHNWSAEEGGFAPFGVSGIMTGAATCFYAFAGFAAIAASSEEAQNPKQAVPMAIAISAGLVAGSNILVSTVLTLMVPWQSLDTDRALADAFHQRGYSWAGVIVAAGAICAITTLLLNILLLVPCMVCAMAADGLFFQVFARMHPRTQVPVVSLLVFGVLMAFLALLLDLQALFQFLSIGTLLELTVLTTSIIVIRFQKPRPFSSQGPGSPVDTEQASVPEPGQLKPALRPYLRFLGGCRPGAAVTWALGVLVASAITLDCVLVFGDSALHLPPWGYTLLLLLSSATFLLSLLVLGAHQQQRQQDTFQVPMVPLTPALSILLNIFLMLHLSHLAWLGFFISLLIGLTVYFGYGIWHSKENQRERPGXTVPHSSLEETVQALQPPARXPAEEPGHTEQPASP; this is encoded by the exons ATGGCCTGGGGGCTGCTCAGCACCGCCAGCCTGGCGCACTTCTGCCAGAAGCTGAACCGGCTGAAGACACTGGAGGAGCCCACCACAGAGACACTGCCGCGGCGCCGCCTGACCACGCTGGACCTGACCTTTCAAGGTGTGGGTGCCTCCATGGGCTTTGGCCTCTACGTGCTCACAGGCATTGTGGCCAAGTGGATGGCTGGCCCTGCGGTGCTTGTGTCCTTCAGCGTGACCACCATGGCCTCCCTGCTCACAGCCCTCTGCTACGCGGAGCTTGCAGTGCGGGTGCCCTGCAGGGGCTCTGGCTACCTCTTCACCTATGTGTTCCTGGGTGAGCTGTGGGCCTTCCTCATTGGCTGGACTGTGTTCATCCAGTGGCTCATTGGTGGAGCTCTCATGGCCCGCGTCTGGAGCAGCTACCTGGATGCCATGCTTAGCCATAGCATCCGCAGCTTCATCGAGGCCCATGTGGGCATCTGGCAGGTGCCCATCCTGGCCCGGTACCCAGACTTCATGGCTGCTGGCATCATACTTTTGGTGTTGGCTTTCGTCTCCTGTGGAGCTCGTGTCTCTTCCTGGCTCAACCGCACCTTCTCTGCCATCAGCCTGGTCatcatcctcttcatcatcaGCCTGGGGTTTGTCCTGGCCCACCCGCACAACTGGAGCGCTGAGGAGGGTGGCTTTGCACCCTTCGGAGTCTCTGGCATCATGACTGGTGCCGCCACCTGCTTCTATGCCTTTGCGGGCTTTGCTGCCATTGCTGCCTCCAGCGAGGAGGCCCAGAACCCAAAGCAAGCAGTGCCTATGGCCATCGCCATCTCAGCTGGTCTGGTGGCTGGTAGCAACATCCTCGTCTCCACAGTCCTCACCCTCATGGTGCCCTGGCAAAGCCTGGACACTGACCGGGCACTCGCTGATGCCTTCCACCAGCGGGGCTATAGCTGGGCGGGTGTCATTGTTGCGGCTGGTGCAATCTGTG CCATAACTACTCTCCTGCTCAACATCCTCCTGCTTGTGCCATGCATGGTCTGTGCCATGGCTGCCGATGGGCTCTTCTTCCAGGTGTTTGCCCGCATGCACCCCCGGACACAAGTGCCTGTGGTGAGCCTCCTGGTGTTTGGGGTCCTCATGGCTTTCCTGGCGCTGCTGCTGGACctccaggcactgttccagtTCCTATCCATCGGAACACTGCTGGAACTCACTGTCCTGACTACCAGCATTATTGTGATACGCTTCCAAAAACCCCGTCCATTCAGTTCTCAGGGCCCAGGAAGCCCTGTGGACACCGAACAGGCCTCAGTCCCTGAGCCTGGGCAGCTGAAACCAGCCCTGAGGCCCTACCTCCGCTTCCTGGGTGGGTGCAGGCCTGGAGCCGCCGTGACTTGGGCGCTCGGTGTCCTGGTGGCCTCGGCCATCACCCTGGACTGCGTGCTGGTCTTCGGGGACTCGGCCCTGCACCTCCCGCCCTGGGGCtacaccctgctgctcctgctcagctccGCCACGTTTCTGCTCAGTCTCCTTGTCCTGGGGGCCCACCAGCAACAGCGTCAGCAGGACACCTTTCAG GTTCCCATGGTGCCCCTGACTCCTGCCCTGAGCATCCTCCTCAACATCTTCCTCATGCTGCACCTCAGCCACCTGGCCTGGCTGGGCTTCTTCATCTCTCTGCTGATTG GACTCACAGTGTATTTTGGCTACGGCATCTGGCACAGCAAGGAGAACCAGCGGGAGCGGCCAG TGACCGTCCCACACAGCAGCCTGGAGGAGACGGTGCaggccctgcagcccccagctA CACCAGCTGAGGAGCCTGGTCACACGGAGCAGCCCGCCAGTCCATGA